The Nitrospira sp. genome segment TCGGCATCGACAAGGCCAGAACCGCTGCGATTTATCGACGGCCCAGCAAGGTGTTTGAAGACCAAGTGAAGAACGGCCGGGTGTCGGCCTTGGCCCTGCACGGAGCCGTCGCATTGCAAGGCGGCGTGCCGATCACCGTGAAGGGGAAGGTCATCGGCGCCATCGGCGTCAGCGGAGAAACGCCCCAGCAGGATGAAGACATCGCACTCGTCGGGGCTGCTGTCGCCGCAGGATTCACCACTCAGTAGCTGACAGTCTTCAGCGATCAGCTCGGATGCATGTGCTGGATGCTGACAGCTGATGGCTGAAGAAAGGGCCGCATCATGAAACATGCAATCTTATTCATCTCCGCAGTGGTCTGTGTAAGCAGTGTGTCACTGGCACAGACCGGATCGGTGTCCGATACGCGTGCGCTTACACTCGAAGGAGCTAAGACGGTCATTGCCGCAACGGTTGCGGAGGCAAGAAAGGTGAATGCCCCGGGCGGTTCCATCGCCGTCGTCGACGACGGCGGGAATCTTCTGGCGCTCGAACGGCTGGATCAGACCTTTGCTGCCAGCGCAAATATCGCGATTGGGAAGGCCCGCACGTCCGCGCTCTTTAAGAAGCCGACCAAAGTGTTCGAAGACGTCCTCAAGGGTGGACGCACCTCCATGGTCACGCTGGGCAGCGATCTCCAGAACTTCAC includes the following:
- a CDS encoding heme-binding protein, with amino-acid sequence MLRMAMAAIIGFVAAGPAAAQLMEKTALTLDGAKQIAAVAEAKAKAEGARVVIAVVDDGGNLLLLQRLDDTQVASVNVGIDKARTAAIYRRPSKVFEDQVKNGRVSALALHGAVALQGGVPITVKGKVIGAIGVSGETPQQDEDIALVGAAVAAGFTTQ